The nucleotide sequence CTGCAGCTGTTCGACCATGCGAAGGGCCTGTTCGGCATTGAGGACAACAAACCGGACTGCATTGCGAAAATGCAGGAGCTTACGAAGGATGAACCGCGGATGGAAGTCTGTCCGCTGAAGACAAAATACCCTCAGGGCGGCGAGCGCCAGCTTATTTACGCTACCACCCATCGGGAAATCAATTCCACCATGCTTCCCGCAGACGCCGGATGTATTGTGGACAATGTGGAGACGCTGATTTCCATTTATAAGGCGGTAAAACTGGGCAAACCTGTGATGAACCGTATTTTTACGGTAACGGGAGATGCTGTGGCAGAACCGGGCAACTTTGATATCTGCCTGGGCATGAGCTACGGGGAAGTGCTGGAAGCGGCAGGAGGATTTAAGGTGCAGCCTGAGAAGATTATTTCCGGCGGCCCCATGATGGGATTCTCCATGTTCGGACTGGACATTCCCACTACCAAGACGTCTTCCTCCCTGCTCTGTCTTGCAAAAGACGATGTGGCAGCCAGCGAAACTACCGCATGTATCAACTGCGGCCGCTGCGTATCTGCCTGCCCGGAACAGATTATTCCCACCAGGCTGGCGAAAATGGCAGGCCACGGGGATATGGCAGGTTTTGAGAAATGGAACGGGATGGAATGTATTGAATGCGGAAGCTGCAGTTACATCTGCCCGGCCAAAATACCTCTGGCCCAGTCCATTCGTACCATGAAAAAACAGATTCTTGCAGAGAGAAGAAAAAAATAGAAAGAGGTGTCTTATTGTGAGTGATTTGTATAACGTATCATCCTCATCCCACATCCGTGCCAAAGATACATCCGCAAAAATTATGCTTTATGTGGCGATTGCACTGCTGCCGGCCAGCCTGTTTGGCATCTGGAATTTTGGGCTCAGAGCTCTGATACTGATTTTAGTATGTGTTGCAACCTGCGTGGCTTCAGAATGGATTTTTGAGAAGCTGATACATAAAAAGAGTACCATCAACGATTTCAGCGCTGTGGTAACAGGCCTTCTGCTGGCATTGAACCTGCCTCACACCTTACCTGTCTGGCAGGCGGTTCTGGGCAGCGTATTTGCCATTGTTATAGTAAAAATGCTGTTCGGCGGTCTGGGTCAGAACTTTATGAATCCGGCTCTGGGAGCCAGATGTTTCCTGCTGGTATCCTTTGCGGGAACCATGACCAGCTTTACTTATGACGGCGTAACCGGAGCTACCCCGCTGGCTCTGTTAAAGAACGGGGAAACCGTGGATACCATGAAAATGCTGCTGGGAACCACAGCGGGGACTATCGGTGAGACAAGTGTAATTGCTGTTTTGCTGGGAGCAATTTTCCTGATTCTGATGGGTGTAATTGATCTGACAATCCCGGCAAGTTATATTCTTTCGTTCGGCGTTTTTGTATTGCTGTTCGGCGGCCATGGATTTGATATGACTTATCTGACAGCCCATCTCTGCGGCGGCGGTCTGATGCTGGGTGCATTTTTCATGGCTACGGATTATGTAACTTCCCCCATTACCCCCATGGGAAGGGTGGTATACGGAATTGTCCTTGGAATTCTGACAGGATTGTTCCGTCTGTTCGGAGCCAATGCGGAGGGCGTTTCCTTTGCCATTATTCTGGGCAACCTTCTGGTGCCGATTATTGAGAAATTTACCATTCCAAGGGCATTTGGTCAGAAAAAGGAGGTAAAACAGCATGAATAAGAAGATTGTACATGACGCGTTGATTTTAACCGCCTTTACCCTGGTACTGGGATTTTTGCTGGGCGTGGTCTATGATATAACGAAAGAGCCCATTGCGGCAGCCGAGAAAGCAGCGCTGGATGAAGCCTATAAAGTAGTGTTCGCAGACGCGGAGACCTTTGAAGAAGATGAAACCTTTGATATGGCCGAAGCTGCAAAACTGCTGGGAGAAAGTGAATTTTCCAAAGATGAGATTACAGCAGTGAACAAAGCTCTGGACGGTTCCGGAAATGTGCTGGGATATGTAATCAATGTAACTTCCCATGAAGGAAGCCAGGCGGATATTTCTTTTTCCGTGGGTATTCAGAGCGACGGAACTCTGAACGGATATTCTATTACATCCATCAGTGAGACGCCGGGCCTTGGAGTACTTGTACAGGAAGAACCTTTTTATTCCCAGTTTGAGGGAAAGACAGAAGAGACTTATACGGTGGTAAAGACAGCTCCGGCCTCTGACAGTGAGATTCAGGCGGTAACCGGCGCAACCATTTCTTCCAGAGCAGTCACCAACGGCGTGAACGCATGTCTGTTGTATTTCAGAAGTGCTTTGCAGGGAGGTAACTAAGTATGAATAAATATGTAGAACGTTTGTATAACGGTATTATTAAGGAAAATCCTACCTTTGTGCTGATGCTGGGCATGTGTCCCACATTGGCGGTAACATCTTCCGCAGTCAACGGAATCGGTATGGGCCTTTCCACCACAGTGGTGCTTGTTATGTCCAACCTGCTGATTTCCATGTTCCGTAAAGTAATTCCCAACGGAGTGCGTATGCCGGCCTATATTGTGGTGGTAGCTTCTCTGGTTACCATCGTACAGTTTATCATGCAGGCCTATACGCCGGCCCTTTCCGCATCTCTGGGCGTGTATATTCCTCTGATTGTGGTAAACTGTATCATCCTGGGAAGAGCGGAAAGCTACGCTTCCAAAAATCCCATTGCGCCTTCCATTTTTGACGGACTTGGCATGGGCCTTGGATTTACCATCGGCCTGACCTGTATCGGATTAATCCGCCAGATTCTGGGTGCAAGCCTTGGAATTACCGTATTTATTATGGCTCCCGGCGCATTTCTGGTGCTGGCGTTCCTGGTTGCCGGCATGAATGTGGTCCGTGACAAAATGGAAAAGAAAGGCAAACCGCTGGCAGCTCCGTCCGGCTGTATGACCGGAGACTGCGCAAGCTGTTCCCAGTCAGCCATGTGTACCGGAAAATTGCCGGATGCGGCAAAGAAATCAGCAGAACAGGAGGCGAAATAACAGATGAAAGAATTATTGATTATAGCAATCGGCTCAGCCATTGTAAATAATGTAGTGTTAAGCCAGTTCCTTGGAATCTGTCCGTTCCTGGGTGTTTCCAGGAAGACGGAGACGGCAGCCGGAATGGGCGGCGCGGTTATCTTTGTTATTACGCTGGCCTCTTTTGTAACGGGACTGATTTATAAATTTATTTTGACGCCCTGTCATGTGGAATATCTGCAGACCATTGTATTTATTCTGGTCATTGCGTCACTGGTGCAGTTTGTGGAAATGTTCCTGAAGAAAAATATGCCTCCTCTGTATGAATCTCTGGGCGTGTTCCTTCCTCTGATTACTACCAACTGTGCGGTACTGGGTGTTGCCCTGAACAATGTAAGCAAAGGTTATGATTTACTGCAGGGCGTGGTAAACGGTCTTGCAACCTCCGTTGGATTCTTTATTGCCATTGTGATTATGGCAGGTATCCGTGAGAAGATTGAATATAATGATATTCCCAGACGGTTTCAGGGAACGGCCATTGTGCTGATTACAGCCAGCTTAATGTCAATCGCCTTTATGGGATTCTCAGGAATGATTTAGGAGGGAAAGAAATGAATATAACAGCAATTATCATTGCCGCCCTGGTAGTGGGCGGAACTGGTATTTTCCTTGGCTTTTTCCTTGGAATCTTCGGGGAAAAATTCAAAGTGGAAGTAGATGAGAGAGAAGAAGCAATTTTGGGCGTTCTGCCGGGAAATAACTGCGGCGGCTGCGGTTATGCAGGATGTTCCGGTCTTGCGGCGGCCATTGTAAAGGGCGAGGCTCCGGTGAATCAGTGTCCCGTGGGGGGCGACCCGGTGGCAGCTCAGATTGGTGATATTATGGGTGTTTCCGCAGAAGGCGGCGTGAAAATGGTGGCTTTTGTGAAATGTGCCGGAGACTGCGAGAAGGCAGAACAGGATTACGAATATACCGGCGTGGAAGACTGCGCAGCCATGGCGTTTATTCCCGGAGGCGGACCGAAATCCTGCAGTTACGGATGCCTGGGGTATGGAAGCTGTGTGAAAGCATGTCCCTTTGACGCGGTACATATTATCAACGGAATTGCAGTGGTGGATAAAGACGCCTGCAAAGCCTGCGGCAAATGCGTGGCGGCCTGTCCGAAGAACCTGATTGAGCTGGTACCCTGTGATGCAAAGAATAAGGTACAGTGCAGTTCCAGAGACAAGGGCAAGGATGTGATGGCAGCCTGCTCCGTAGGATGTATCGGATGTAAACTCTGTGAGAAGAACTGTCCGGAAGGGGCAGTTACCGTAACGGATAACATTGCTCATATTGATTATGAGAAATGTACCGGCTGCGGAACCTGCGCGGAGAAATGTCCGAAGAAGATTATCAGCAGGGCAGGATAGACGATGGAAACTCCCATGGTATTCAGGGTACGAGGCAACCTGAATCCATGGGAGTTTTTGTCTTACAGGAAAGACCTTGTCACACTAACGTGTGAAAGTGCCTTTCCTGTAAGACAAAAACAATAATGCGCACTCGCACAAGAGGAAAATATTGCTTCGCAATTGTGCTTAAACGCGATACGTTCAGCATACTGCGTATGCTCTGACGCACCGCAAATTGCGCAGCAAAGCAGCCAGGTCCCTCATGATTGAGGGATTCAGGGAGTTGAAGCGGACCTGTCCGCTTTGTTCTATGAAATTTCTGAATGAACATATTTCAGTTACCGGGTATCTGAAAAAAGGAATGATATGCCTATGGTAATCAAAGAAAGAAACGTGCAGTTGAAAAACGGGCGGAGCGTGCTGTTAAAAAGCGCGTTGCCGGAACATGCAAAAGCTCTTTGCCGGCACAGGTACATTACCTCCGGGGAAACGCACTTTATGGCGCGATATCCGGAAGAATGCGGTGAAAGTACGGAGCGTATGAGGGAACGTCTGGAATCTCTGGAAAAGGACGAAAGGGATTTCCTGGTGACAGCATTTCTGGATGGAGAAATCATAGGAGATGCGGGGGTTACCAAAATAAGAAATCATGTCAAATCCCGGCACAGATGTTATTTCGGCATTTCTGTTTTGCAGGAATACACAGGACTTGGCCTGGGCAGCCGGATGCTGGAACTGGCGCTGGAGCAGGCCTGGGAAAATGGATTTGAACAGCTGGAGCTGGGCGTATTTTCAGATAACGAAAGAGCCATACGTCTCTATGAAAAATATGGTTTTCAGAAGACGGGCGTCAGTCCCAGGGCATTTAAATTAAAAGACGGGACATACCGAGATGAGATTCTGATGGTACGGATGAAGAAAGAAGATTTTTTCTTTTACGATACGGAAGACCTGGAAAATGAAGAAATAAAACTGGTGCTGGAGAAGACTGCCGGAGAGGACTGAGAAAAAGGCTACCTTCCCGCTTACTATTTTGCTATCTGCAATCGGGATGGAGTGAAAATGGGAATCTCAATCTGCACAATATAATCTTCCATACGGTCAATGACCGTTTCATTGATACCTGTTTCATAGGAGTGGCCCAGGAGGGTTACTCCTTCTTTACGGGCAAAATCCAGAATTTCCCTGTATTTTTCCGGCAGATAATCCCAGTTTCCCCGAAAAAAAGCCCGGAGATATGTTCCGCCGGGCCGCAGGTGGAGACCTTCTTCCGGAACAGGGAAAGGAAGTTCCACAAACAGGCTGGAATATTCGTCAAATCTTCCCTGATACAGATGTTCCACGGGAATCATGGTTCCGTAGGAAGCGTCATGGAGGCGGCGGAGCCGGTATTTCCGGGTCTCCCTGGTAATCAGTTCCACTTCTTCTTCAAAAGAGACCTGTCTGCTGATGTCTGCGGTAACCAGGGGACATGCTTCTTTTTCCACAAATGTGATTTCAGATAAATTCATCTGCAGCAGCGTTGTCATGTTCTGATGATGGCTGGCCAGTGTGTTCCGAAGTCCCTGCAAATGGGCGATATGCCGGTCCAGTTCCGTGATTTTCTCATCCAGCAGGTGTTTCAGGCTGCGGGCGGAACGGTTTTTCATAAAATCCTGAATTTCACTTACAGATACATCCAGTTCCCGCAGCAGCAGAATGGTCTCCAGAATGGAACTCTGGCGGTAGCTGTAATAGCGGTATCCATTCTGCGGGCTGACCATGGCAGGGGGAAACAGGCCGATTTCGTCATACCACATCAGGGTTTTCTTATTAATTCCATGCATGGCGGCAAACTGCCCGATGGTAAGCATTTTATGATTTTGATTTTTCATACAACTTCTCCTTGACCGTACAGTCACTGTATGGTTTATGATACAACATATAAGAAATAAATACAAGAGAACAGGAGAAGAATCTATGGAAAATCAAAATGCGTATCAGAAACCGGTAACACTGAAAAATATTCTGAAATTTGCTGTTCCTACCATTGTTATGACCATGTTTATGTCTTTTTACACTATGGTAGACGGTCTGTTTGTATCCAACCTGCTTGGTACCGGAGCCTTGTCAGCCATCAATCTCACCGCTCCGGTTATTCAGTTTGTGACTGCCATTTCCACCATGCTGGCCACGGGAGGCAGTGCGGTAATTATGAGGAAGATGGGGGAACAGAAAGAGAAAGAAGCGAGAGAGGATTTCACGGCCCTGATTCTGGTGAATGTGGCTGCGGGCCTTTTTATGTGGGCAGCGGGTTCTCTGGCTATGAGCCATATATTTGCCGGTATGAACCTGTCGGCAGAAGTTGCCGGGTACTGTACGGATTATCTGAAACATTATCTGATGTTTACCGTACCCATTCTGCTGATGAATAACTTTACCCTTTACATGATTGCATGTGGGAAAGCCACTTTGTCGCTGGTGTGTTCCGTAAGCGGGGGCCTGCTGAACATGGCGCTGGATTTCTGCTTTCTTGCAGTGTTCCCCATGGGAATCCGCGGAGCGGCCATTGCTACGGGGCTGGGATATTCTGTTACTGCAGTGGCAGGACTTGCGGTATTCAGCCGGAAAAAGAATCTGCTGCACTTTGAGAAGCCTGTGTTCCGGTTTCAGGTGCTGAAATCTGCTGCCGCCAATGGCTGTTCGGAGATGGCTACCGCCATGGTAACCGGAATCATTACTTTAATATTCAACTGGACTATGCTAAAATATGTGGGTGAAGATGGTGTTGCAGCCATTACGATTATTATGTATGTACTGATGTTTGCAAGTTCCCTTTATACCGGCTATTCCTATGGGGTGGCTCCCATGCTCAGTTTTTATTACGGAGAGAAAAACAGGGAAAAGCTCCGTAAACTGATGAAAGTCAGCCTGAAGGTAATCGGCGTCTTGTCCCTGGCCACGGTGGCGCTGTCTCTGGCAGTGACCAGGCCTCTGGTATCGGTATTTGCCCGGCCGGATAATCCGGTGTATGAACTGGCGGTGACAGGAAACCGAATCTGCACGCTGGCATTGCTCTTTATCGGATTTAATATTTTTGCCAGCGGAATGTTTACCGCCTTGTCCAACGGAATGGTTTCGGCAGTACTGGCATTTTCCCGTTCCTTTGTATTCATGCTGATTACCATGCTGGTGCTTCCGGCCCTGCTGGGTGTAAACGGAATCTGGCTGGCCACGCCGGCGGCGGAGCTGATGGCTTTTGCATTGTCCCTTTTCATGTTCCGGAAGTACAGAGAGCGGTATGGATATTATGGGAGGATTACTAATGAAAAAACTCAGAAAAGTTATGAATTTGCTGAAAGTGAACTGGAAAACCCTGGCGGGATTTGAAATTTTGTATAAAATCCTGTCGTTTACCGTGTTTACACCCCTGTTTTTGGGGTGTTTTCATGGGATTATGAAGGCAACCGGTTACAATTACCTGACTCTGGAGAATATCGGCTCTTTTCTGCTGAACCCTGTCACAGTTGCCGGCCTGTTGCTGCTGCTCTTTCTGATTGTACTGGCGGGGCTGGAGCTGTTACTGCTGAAATGGCTGTATGCCTTTCATTATTTTACTCTGGAGGGATGTAACTTTAAAGAGGCCAGAAAGAGAAGCCGGCATCTGAGTAAAAATCACAGGGGAAGAGATTTGCTGACGCTGCTGGGGTGCCAGACCGTGCTGGCTCTTCTGTATTTTCTGTTTCTGCTGTCGGTGGCTGGCTTCAGTTTTTATCTTTACGGTATTTCCAATCATAAAATTGAGCTGCGGACAGAACATGAGGGAATTATGGAGGTGACAGCCCATCGGGGAGCTTCTTCTTTTTATCCGGAAAATACCATGGCGGCTTTCGAGGGGGCGGCCAGACTGGGAACAGACTGGATTGAACTGGACGTGCAGCAGAGCGGAGACGGACAGATTATTGTCCTTCATGACACCAGTTTCAAGCGGACCACAGGCGTTGCCGGGAATACCTGGGAACTGGCGTATGAGGAAATAGAGAAGCTGGATAACGGAAGTTTTTTTGACAGCAGGTTTGCCGGCGAGAAAATTCCGTTGCTGGCAGAAGTGATTTCTTTTGCAAAAGAGCATGATATAAAATTAAATATTGAATTGAAGCCCACAGGCCATGAAACAGACTTTGAAAAGAACGTGGTGGATTTGATAGAAGCAGCGGATTTTGCAGATTCATGCGTGATTACTTCTCAGGTGTATGAAGTTCTGGAGCGTGTGAAAGCATATCGTGAAAACATCCGGACCGTGTACGTGATGAGTTTTGCATACGGAGATATCAATCAGCTTGGGGCGGCGGATCATTTCAGCATAGAGGCCACAAGCGTTACGGAAAAGATGGTTTTCGATGTGCATAATGCGGGAAAGGAACTGTATGCCTGGACCGTAAACACAGAAGAAAACATAGACCGTATGATTGAACTTCATGTGGACAATATCATTACCGATAATGTGACGCTGGCCAAAGAGCGTATCTTTCTGAGCAGGACAGGAAACCTGTGGGAGAAATACGTGAAGTTCCTGCAGGAGCTGTGATTCCGGATAAATCATGTTGTAACCGGACGTCTGATGTGCTAGAATAGAAAAATCATGAAAAAACGAATGCTGCAACACAGAGAACGTGACGGAAGGGAACGGAGATGAAAGGGAATTTTTGGAAAAGGTACATAGGCGATAAGGCATTTTACCGGATGGTCCTGCTGATTGTGGTGCCTGTTATTATCCAGAACGGGATTACCAACTTTGTAAGCCTTCTGGACAATATTATGGTGGGACAGGTAGGCACGGAGCAGATGAGCGGCGTCGCCATTGTGAACCAGTTTATGACGGTATTCAATATCTGTATTTTTGGCGGCGTTTCCAGCGCCGGGATTTTTACTGCCCAGTATTACGGGCAGGGAAGCCAGGAGGGGGTGCGCAATACCTTCCGGTTTAAATTTATCATCTGCATTCTGATGACGATTCTGGCTGTCGGGCTGTTTCTCACAGCCGGAGAAGAACTGATTATGCTGTATCTCCACGAGGGCGCTCAGACCGGAGATATTGCCAGAACACTGGAATATGGAAAAGAATATCTGACGGTGATTATTTTTGGTATTGTGCCTTATGCCGTTTCCCAGACTTATGCCAGTACGTTGCGTGAGACAGGGGAAACCGTACTGCCCATGAAGGCCGGAATTGCCGCGGTTCTGGTAAATCTTATGGGAAATTATCTGCTGATTTTCGGAAAACTCGGATTGCCTGCTCTGGGAGCCGTGGGCGCGGCTCTTGCAACGAATATGGCCAGAGTGGTGGAATGCGCCATACTGATGTGCTGGACATACCGTCATCGGAAGGAACATCCCTTTATCGAAGGGGCTTACCGCAGCCTGCGGATACCCAGGGAGCTGACCGTAAATATTATCCGGAAGGGAATTCCTATTATGCTCAATGAGATTGCCTGGTCCACCGGGCAGGCTTTTTTGCTGCAGTGCTATTCTGTCCGGGGATTGTCTGTGGTGGCGGGACTGAATATTTCCAGCACTGTTTCCAACCTGTTTAATGTGGTGTTCCTGTCCATCGGAGGAGCCATTGCAATTATTGTGGGGCAGCTTCTGGGAGCCGGAAAAATGGAAGAAGCCAGGGATACGGACCGGAAACTGCTGTTTTTTACCGTTTCCACCTGCCTGGTGTGCGGAAGCCTGCTGGCATTGATTTCACCCTTCTTCCCGCTGATTTACAATACTTCCGGAGAGGTGCAGAGCCTTGCCACGGGATTTATCCTGATTGCTGCGGGATGTATGCCCCTGTATGCTTTTATGCACGGCTGCTATTTTACCCTGCGTTCCGGCGGAAAAACCTGGATTACCGTGCTGTTTGACAGCGTGTATGTGTGGGCAGTGGATATTCCCCTTGCTTTCGTGCTGGCGAATTTTACCGGGTTGCCCATTGTGTATGTGTATCTGAGCTGCCAGATGATTGAGACGCTGAAATGTATTCTGGGTTACGTACTGGTGAAAAAGGGAATCTGGCTGCAGAATATTGTGGATGGGTAAAATAACCGGATTTTGCAATTACTGATATGGATACATAAATGTGAACTTATAGTACGGAAAGAGGAAATGTATGATATATACAGGATTTGAACTGGTGTGCCTGTTCTTTCTCTACAGCTTTCTGGGCTGGTGCCTGGAAGTGGTGTATGCTGCTGCGGGCCGCAAAAAATTCATTAACCGTGGATTTCTGAATGGAATGATTTGTCCGGTGTACGGATTTTCCATGGTGTTTATGCTGGTATTTATGGATTCCCTGAGAGAAGAGTGGTTCTATCTGTTTCTGGGCTGCATGATTGTGGGAACGGTCACGGAGCTGCTGACAGGGTTACTGCTGGAAAAAGCGTTCCATCTCAGGCTCTGGGATTATTCCGGGCGCAGGTTCCAGGCCGGCGGTTATATTTGTCTGGCGGCGGCTGCAATCTGGGGAGGTCTGGGGATTTTTGTGATAAAATTTCTCAATCCCATTCTGGTGGGAGTGCTGGAGAACATACCTTATCTGCCGGGAATTGTTGTATTATCGGGTCTCTGCCTGATACTGGCGGTGGATGTGATTATGACCGTCGGCGCACTGCTTAAAATAAAAAACCAGAATCAGGCCATGTCTGAGATTGCGGAAGGGCTGAATCAGGCCGCCAAATCCCTGCAGGCTGTAATTGTAAGGCTGGTGGACAGGCGTATGAACCGGGCCTTTCCCGGACTGGAACAGAAAAAGGCGGAAACCGAGGAAGAAAAACAGGAATTAATACGGCAGAAAACGGTATTTGCTTATGGCTGCAGTTTTTATAAGGTTATGTGGATTTTCTTCCTGGGGGCTTTCCTGGGGGCTCTGGTGGAAATGGTGTTCTGCCGGTTTACCATGGGCTGGTGGATGAGCAGGAGCAGCCTGGTGTACGGTACATTCAGCCTGGTCTGGGGAATTGGCGTTGCCGGGGCTACCATTGTGCTTTACCGTTACCGGAATCAGGAGGACAGCCATATTTTTCTGGCGGGAACTCTGCTGGGCGGGGCTTATGAATATATCTGCAGCGTGTTTACCGAACTGGCCTTCGGAACAGTGTTCTGGGATTACAGCGACATACCATTTAATCTGGGAGGCAGGATTAATCTTCTGTACTGCTTTTTCTGGGGAATTGCCGCATGGGTGTGGATGAAACGACTGTATCCTCTGATATCGCGGTGGATTGAAAAAATCCCGAAAAAAGCGGGAAAAATACTGACCTGGATATTCCTGGTATTTATGGTATGGGATATAGGGATATCCGCACTGGCGCTGGCCCGCTATGGAGAACGGGCACAGGGGATTCCGCCTGCCCATGAGCTGGCTGTCTGGCTGGACAGGGAATTTCCGGATGAACGGATGGATGAGATTTATCCCAGTGCGAAAACCATGGAGAAAGTGGGACAGGAATAAAAACACAGGCTGAAGGGATACGGAAACAGATACGGAAATGGATATGGAAACAGAGATGGAAATGGAGATAAAAACAGAAATGGAAACAGAGATGGAAGCAAAAGAGTATTTCGGTAAGAAAAAAAGAGTGGTTGTAAAAATCGGTTCGGCAGCTCTGCACCACGAGGCTACGGGAAGGCTGAATCTGGGAAAGATAGAGCGTCTGGTGCGGGAACTCTGCGATATCCGCAACTGCGGAATGGATGTGTGTCTGGTAAGTTCCGGCGCCATTGCGGTAGGGCGCACGGTTATGGGACTTACGGAGCGGCCGGATAATATTTCCACCAAACAGGCCTGTGCAGCCGTAGGCCAGGCCAGGCTGATGATGACTTATCAGAAATTATTTTCTGAATATCATCAGACCGCCGGGCAGATACTTATGACGAAGGGCACCATGCAGGACAACGTTTCCCGGAAAAATGCTCAGAACACCTTTGAAGAGCTGTTCCGTCTTGGCATAATTCCCGTTGTCAATGAAAATGATACCATTTCCACCTATGAAATGCAGTTTGGCGATAACGACACCCTGTCTGCCCTGGTGGCCTCTCTGGTGGGAGCGGATTTACTGGTACTGCTGTCTGATATTGACGGTCTGTTTACCGACGATCCTCATAAAAATCCTGCTGCAGAGCTGATTCCTGTGGTAGATTGTCTGGATGAGGAAATTATCTCCATGGCAAAAGGAACCACAGGGAGCGATGTGGGCACGGGAGGCATGGAAACCAAGCTGACTGCGGCGAAGATTGCCACCTGTTCCGGAGCGGACATGATTATTGCCAACGGAGCGGATGTGG is from Lachnospiraceae bacterium JLR.KK002 and encodes:
- the rsxC gene encoding electron transport complex subunit RsxC, giving the protein MGFMTFKGGVHPHDGKEFSKDKPIRELLPKGELVFPVSQHIGAPASPVVAVGDTVLRGQKIAEAGGFVSAPVYSSVSGTVKAIQPRRGATGDMVNSIIIENDGEMKEVEYSPVEDITALSKEEIIGKVKEAGVVGMGGAGFPTHVKLSPKEPDKIEYIIANCAECEPYLTADYRRMLENPEELIAGMRIVLQLFDHAKGLFGIEDNKPDCIAKMQELTKDEPRMEVCPLKTKYPQGGERQLIYATTHREINSTMLPADAGCIVDNVETLISIYKAVKLGKPVMNRIFTVTGDAVAEPGNFDICLGMSYGEVLEAAGGFKVQPEKIISGGPMMGFSMFGLDIPTTKTSSSLLCLAKDDVAASETTACINCGRCVSACPEQIIPTRLAKMAGHGDMAGFEKWNGMECIECGSCSYICPAKIPLAQSIRTMKKQILAERRKK
- a CDS encoding RnfABCDGE type electron transport complex subunit D, translating into MSDLYNVSSSSHIRAKDTSAKIMLYVAIALLPASLFGIWNFGLRALILILVCVATCVASEWIFEKLIHKKSTINDFSAVVTGLLLALNLPHTLPVWQAVLGSVFAIVIVKMLFGGLGQNFMNPALGARCFLLVSFAGTMTSFTYDGVTGATPLALLKNGETVDTMKMLLGTTAGTIGETSVIAVLLGAIFLILMGVIDLTIPASYILSFGVFVLLFGGHGFDMTYLTAHLCGGGLMLGAFFMATDYVTSPITPMGRVVYGIVLGILTGLFRLFGANAEGVSFAIILGNLLVPIIEKFTIPRAFGQKKEVKQHE
- a CDS encoding RnfABCDGE type electron transport complex subunit G — protein: MNKKIVHDALILTAFTLVLGFLLGVVYDITKEPIAAAEKAALDEAYKVVFADAETFEEDETFDMAEAAKLLGESEFSKDEITAVNKALDGSGNVLGYVINVTSHEGSQADISFSVGIQSDGTLNGYSITSISETPGLGVLVQEEPFYSQFEGKTEETYTVVKTAPASDSEIQAVTGATISSRAVTNGVNACLLYFRSALQGGN
- a CDS encoding electron transport complex subunit E, whose product is MNKYVERLYNGIIKENPTFVLMLGMCPTLAVTSSAVNGIGMGLSTTVVLVMSNLLISMFRKVIPNGVRMPAYIVVVASLVTIVQFIMQAYTPALSASLGVYIPLIVVNCIILGRAESYASKNPIAPSIFDGLGMGLGFTIGLTCIGLIRQILGASLGITVFIMAPGAFLVLAFLVAGMNVVRDKMEKKGKPLAAPSGCMTGDCASCSQSAMCTGKLPDAAKKSAEQEAK
- the rsxA gene encoding electron transport complex subunit RsxA, which gives rise to MKELLIIAIGSAIVNNVVLSQFLGICPFLGVSRKTETAAGMGGAVIFVITLASFVTGLIYKFILTPCHVEYLQTIVFILVIASLVQFVEMFLKKNMPPLYESLGVFLPLITTNCAVLGVALNNVSKGYDLLQGVVNGLATSVGFFIAIVIMAGIREKIEYNDIPRRFQGTAIVLITASLMSIAFMGFSGMI
- a CDS encoding RnfABCDGE type electron transport complex subunit B, with translation MNITAIIIAALVVGGTGIFLGFFLGIFGEKFKVEVDEREEAILGVLPGNNCGGCGYAGCSGLAAAIVKGEAPVNQCPVGGDPVAAQIGDIMGVSAEGGVKMVAFVKCAGDCEKAEQDYEYTGVEDCAAMAFIPGGGPKSCSYGCLGYGSCVKACPFDAVHIINGIAVVDKDACKACGKCVAACPKNLIELVPCDAKNKVQCSSRDKGKDVMAACSVGCIGCKLCEKNCPEGAVTVTDNIAHIDYEKCTGCGTCAEKCPKKIISRAG
- a CDS encoding GNAT family N-acetyltransferase, with product MVIKERNVQLKNGRSVLLKSALPEHAKALCRHRYITSGETHFMARYPEECGESTERMRERLESLEKDERDFLVTAFLDGEIIGDAGVTKIRNHVKSRHRCYFGISVLQEYTGLGLGSRMLELALEQAWENGFEQLELGVFSDNERAIRLYEKYGFQKTGVSPRAFKLKDGTYRDEILMVRMKKEDFFFYDTEDLENEEIKLVLEKTAGED
- a CDS encoding MerR family transcriptional regulator, with translation MKNQNHKMLTIGQFAAMHGINKKTLMWYDEIGLFPPAMVSPQNGYRYYSYRQSSILETILLLRELDVSVSEIQDFMKNRSARSLKHLLDEKITELDRHIAHLQGLRNTLASHHQNMTTLLQMNLSEITFVEKEACPLVTADISRQVSFEEEVELITRETRKYRLRRLHDASYGTMIPVEHLYQGRFDEYSSLFVELPFPVPEEGLHLRPGGTYLRAFFRGNWDYLPEKYREILDFARKEGVTLLGHSYETGINETVIDRMEDYIVQIEIPIFTPSRLQIAK
- a CDS encoding MATE family efflux transporter — protein: MENQNAYQKPVTLKNILKFAVPTIVMTMFMSFYTMVDGLFVSNLLGTGALSAINLTAPVIQFVTAISTMLATGGSAVIMRKMGEQKEKEAREDFTALILVNVAAGLFMWAAGSLAMSHIFAGMNLSAEVAGYCTDYLKHYLMFTVPILLMNNFTLYMIACGKATLSLVCSVSGGLLNMALDFCFLAVFPMGIRGAAIATGLGYSVTAVAGLAVFSRKKNLLHFEKPVFRFQVLKSAAANGCSEMATAMVTGIITLIFNWTMLKYVGEDGVAAITIIMYVLMFASSLYTGYSYGVAPMLSFYYGEKNREKLRKLMKVSLKVIGVLSLATVALSLAVTRPLVSVFARPDNPVYELAVTGNRICTLALLFIGFNIFASGMFTALSNGMVSAVLAFSRSFVFMLITMLVLPALLGVNGIWLATPAAELMAFALSLFMFRKYRERYGYYGRITNEKTQKSYEFAESELENPGGI